One Dokdonia sp. Dokd-P16 genomic window carries:
- a CDS encoding OB-fold protein, translated as MKGSNNQVIKFFLGIMMVFVVLFVVIKISAKKTAKTQSLETELNMTAQDFFLPLQDDHPDELARYVEKAIEVEGVVKNITQRDGVYSLILEGENMGRNVICEMQRDQDMAMSKLKVGDKIMVKGIFKGFLLDAILLNCIKI; from the coding sequence ATGAAGGGTTCAAACAATCAAGTTATAAAATTTTTTTTAGGAATTATGATGGTTTTTGTTGTGCTGTTTGTGGTTATAAAAATAAGCGCTAAGAAAACTGCTAAGACGCAATCTTTAGAAACAGAATTGAATATGACGGCACAAGATTTTTTCCTGCCGTTACAAGATGACCATCCTGATGAGCTTGCAAGGTATGTAGAAAAGGCGATCGAAGTTGAAGGAGTAGTAAAAAACATTACACAACGTGATGGTGTGTATTCTTTAATATTAGAAGGTGAAAATATGGGACGCAACGTTATTTGTGAAATGCAGAGAGATCAAGATATGGCAATGAGCAAGCTTAAAGTGGGTGATAAAATAATGGTAAAAGGAATTTTTAAAGGATTTCTTCTTGACGCTATTTTGTTAAATTGCATCAAAATTTAA